The following are from one region of the Pirellulales bacterium genome:
- a CDS encoding GNAT family N-acetyltransferase has product MTLSTSRLKLIPQSRTETLAWIDQQPPDVRAQLSPQWLDLVRQAPESAPYIHGFVIWLAATGQKIGSCGFKGPPTPDGTVELAYGIAADQQNQGYATEAAAALAEYALHDPAVRRVIAHTLEKTNASARVLTKCGFVCTGQVVDPEDGLVWRWERGGGDRGEG; this is encoded by the coding sequence ATGACCCTTTCCACCTCCCGGCTAAAACTGATCCCTCAATCACGGACAGAAACACTAGCTTGGATCGACCAGCAGCCCCCCGATGTGCGGGCGCAGCTTTCGCCCCAATGGCTCGATCTGGTCCGGCAAGCCCCCGAATCGGCCCCCTACATTCATGGGTTTGTCATCTGGCTAGCAGCCACGGGTCAAAAGATCGGTAGTTGCGGGTTTAAAGGTCCCCCAACGCCGGACGGAACGGTGGAACTGGCCTACGGTATCGCTGCCGACCAGCAAAACCAGGGGTACGCCACCGAAGCCGCCGCCGCGCTGGCCGAGTACGCGCTCCACGATCCAGCGGTGCGCCGGGTCATCGCCCATACGCTAGAAAAGACAAACGCATCCGCGCGGGTGCTGACCAAATGCGGTTTTGTGTGCACGGGGCAAGTAGTGGACCCGGAGGATGGCTTGGTCTGGCGCTGGGAACGAGGAGGAGGGGATAGGGGTGAGGGGTGA